CCGCGCACTTCGAAGTGCACGTCGAGCAGGCGACGGACCTAGAGAAAGCTGGGAAGCCTgttggttgggttgaggGGTGGAACGGGATAAGCTATCATGAAGTCGTGTTCACGGGCGAGGACGGGCACGCGAATACGTATCCCATGCATGGGCGGCGCGACGCCTTAACTGGTGCTGCGAAGCTGATTATCCAGCTAGAGACACTGGCGTACGCGAGGAATGGATACACCACTGTAGTCAGTATTGAGAGCGGGCCTCGCGGGACCGCCAATATCCAgtcgaagacgaagctggtGTTCTGTCTCATGCACAAGGAGGCAGAGGGGCTGGAGAACATGAGCGCTGATATCGCGCGGTCGATTCAAGGCGTTGCTGCGATGCATGGGCTGGACTATAGTCTAAACCGACTGATTCACCTTCCACCGGGCGATTTCTGGCCCGAGGCTATTGACAGTGTTCGCCAGGCCTGCGGTGACAAGGGCATTGGGTCTCGTACTGGGACGGGGCATGACTCCACTATGACCAGCCTGAAGTGCCCAACAGGAATGATCTTTGTGCGAAGCAGGGGTGGGATCAGCCACAGTGCGAAGGAATGGAGCAACGAGCAGGACTGCGCAGAGGGGGCGCTGGCATTGGGCAGGGCAGTCCTGAATTTTGATGCGCATTTGAAGCAGCCGTAGTATAGTTTTTAGCAAATGATTTTAATCACCTCTGTCCAGTTTATAAATATGACTTTAAACATCTAACCAATAAGAAAGTCTGTCGTGATGCGCTGGCGTAATCTGTAATGTGTGCTAATCTGTGCGGGGTTCCATCTCGCTGTGACTTCATATCTCACCACCTGAAAATGAGCGAACACGTATTCGAGACTCACCCAAAGGCCAGCCCCGAAGCTACCGTCCAGGGACGCAACTATCGCTTCACCCTTTTCAACGAACGCCTAATCCGGTTTGAATGggcagaagatggccagttCGAGGACAGAGCATCGACATTCGCCATAAACCGCGAATTCCCAACCCCCAAATTCCGAGTCGTCGATGGCGACGAACTGCAAATAATAACCGATCATTTCCTCGTCAGCTACACCAAAGAAAAGTTCAGCCCTCAGAGCCTCGTCTTCCACTTCAACGGCAAGAGCATCAAGTACGGATCGCCATGGCGGTTCGGGACACCCACGGAGTTCAATCTCGGGGGCACGGCCAGAACATTAGACGGCGTCGATGGACGCTGTGATATGGGGCAGGGCGTTCTCTCGAAAGCAGGGTATGCAGTGATTGACGACTCAAAGAGTATGCTGTTCGACGACTCTGGCTTTGTGGCTCCCAGACGCCCTGGAGATCGGTTCGACTGTTACCTCTTCTGCTACGGCCGCGACTATAAAGACGCCATTAAAGCGTTGTATGCTGTTTCGGGGAAACAGCCTGCTATCCCGCGCTATGTCCTGGGGAACTGGTGGAGCCGGTACTACGCATACCACCAGGACGAGTACGTGGCGCTGATGGACAAGTTCCGAGCCCACGATATTCCACTCTCTGTTGCTGTTCTGGACATGGACTGGCATTATGTCTCTGACGAGCGCGTCCCTCATGCCGGCTGGACAGGGTATACCTGGGATAAGAACCTGTTCCCTGACCCAGTCAAATTCAGAGAGGAACTGCACGAGCGATATCTCCAGATAACACTAAACGACCACCCCCACGGTGGAATCCACGCCCACGAAGACGCATACGAGGAGATGGCACGGTTCCTAAACCacgacaccaccaacaagaacCCCATTCTCTTCGACCCAGCCAGTCCAAGATTCATGCAAGCCTatttccacatcctccatcgCAGACTCGAGAACCAAGCCTGCGACTTCTGGTGGATCGACTGGCAACAGGGTCCATACTCCAAGATCCCAAACTTCGACCCGCTCTGGCTCCTCAATCACTTCCAGTATCTGGACAGCTCACGCGACGGACGCTCCCCTCTGATATTCTCGCGGTACGGCGGCCCAGGGAGCCATCGATACCCTATCGGCTTCTCCGGCGACACAGTCGTAACCTGGTCGTCTCTCGCCTTCCAGCCCGAATTCACAGCCACGGCATCGAATATCGGATACGGATGGTGGAGCCACGATATCGGCGGGCATATCCGCGGGATTCGCGACGACGAGTTGCTCGCGCGGTGGACGCAGCTAGGCGTTTTCTCACCGGTCATGAGACTGCATTCAACATCTTCACGGTGGATGTCGAAGGAACCTTGGCTGTATGGCGACGAGTGCGCAAGGGCAATGGCCCGCTTTCTACAGTTTAGACACCGCTTGGTGCCATATCTATACACGCAGAGTATCCTCGGGTCCAACACCGACGAACCCCTAATCCAGCCGATGTACTGGTCGTATCCGAAAAGGAACGAAGCCTACGAAGTCCCGAACCAATATTTCCTCGGTCGTGACCTGCTTGTTGCACCGATCGTCCAGCCGCGCGATAGACGCACCGGTCTTGCTTCCGTTAGGGCGTGGCTTCCCCCGCAAGGCCGGTTCGTGGATTTATTCTCCGGGACGGTTTACGATGGTGGGAGGGGGGTTACCTTCTACCGGTCTATCTCGCAGTATCCTGTTCTCGCACCCGAGGGGGCAATACTCGCCTTGGACGGTGAAGATATTCCACGGAACGGATGTCTGAACCCTGATGTGCTCGAGATTATAGTCGTCGTcggggaagatggcgaaACGACCTTGATTGAAACGGCAGAGGACAATTCCTTCAACGGAGGGTCCACCCCGCAGCGCAACCTAGAGCAAAGCAAGGTCCTGATCAAGTTCCAGCAGCAAAAAGGCGAGCTGGTGATCTCGGGCAGCGTGCAGCGGCGCTGCATCGTCCGCTTCCTAGGGCTAGACTCGATCCCAGCGGATTTTAACCTCGCGATTTCCGGCGCCGAAAACGGAGAGAAGGGcgatatctccatctcgaagTTCGGGAATTCGGTACCGTGTCTTTCAGTGGATATCCCGCAGATAAAGTCGGGCGTGGATATTGTGGTTAATCTTTGGCAGAATCCGCAGCTTGCGGTGCAGGATCATACCGCTGCTCTTGAGGAGTTGATTCGGGGGTACCAGATTGAATTTGGGATGAAGGATCGGCTGTGGAATGCgattgaggaggggaaggggcAGCCGTTGAAGATTGTTTCGTCGTTGCTGTCGTTGGGAtatgatgatgctgttgttgggccGCTGGTTGAACTTGTTTCGGCTGATAGTAGAGCTCCTTAGACTATTTCTTAGGAGGAGTAGTATTAGACTACTAGAACAGTGGAGTTGCGTATGGGCAATCACAAACAAACTATAACATGCTATACAAGGAATACTACGAACCACAAATTATCCACGAGTTTGGCCCCGTCCATGGCCCATACATCCTCCCCTAGAAGGCAAATTGGTTTAATGCGTGATTGAATGGCATGACCCTTATATGCAGTAAACCTGGGATTGATGGCCGGTATACTGTCGACTCCAGTTGTTCGGGCCGAATAGCCCTAGAACAGAGAAGATAAGGGCCCTGCTTGCCAGGATTTATTTCAGGACACGGCCCTTGGCATTCCTATTCTGGTAATGATGTTCTTTTTCTCGACAATCCATACTGCATGAATGCTTTCGCGCGCAGTTCGCCTGCTTGGCAGCTCGTATTCCCTCTTGGCTTCTTTCCACCAGGGGGCGCCATGAGGCTGATCGTGAACGAAGATCACAGCCTTTAAATGCGCCAAATCGCCAGTTTCGCAAATCCATGATGCGACAGATCTGCCCCCTCCCGCACCACAATGGCGCCCTCGAACGAGGTGCACGTCACAATCGATAACCCTGACACCCCGATCCCGGGCCAGGACATCACCGCGACAGCAACCCTCAACCTCACGAAGCCACTCTCCGTCTCTGAattcaccgtctccatctACGGCCGCGCATTCTCGCGCATCTACCGCCAATACGTACTCAGCAACTTCCGGTACAATTGGTGCGGGcagggcttcttcttcaagcgcttcgtcgtcctcatccagacCCCCACCACCCTGCCCCCGGGTACACACACATTCCCCTTTCGACTCCAACTCCCAGCGACAACCGAACAAGTCCGCGGAAACTGGCACATGTTCAACAAATGGAAGCCGCGCGACCCTTTCCCAGGCAAGGACACCACCCACCCACTGCCAGCGACATTAGTAGACATGGCCGCCAACGAAACCTGGGGCTCGACCGAGGGAAAAGTAGAGTACATCATCGAAGCAAAGGTGCAAAAGGGACCCGAGGCAGGCTTCCTCGACTCAATGCCCAAAGACGCCAGAACCTTCACCGTCGCATCCCTCCCCCGTCCAGACCTCCCTCAATCCCTCAACTCAGCCCAGATCCCCTGGCAGCAAGTCGTCCGCACAATCCAGACCCCGGCCGGCCCCGCAAATATCACCTGCCGCCTCCCGCAAGTCCTCATCCAAGGTGCAAAGGCCCCCATATACCTCAAATCCGACCGCCCGCTCGTTCTCACAGGTCTGAAGATAAAGCTGTACCTAGAGTATCTCGTGCGCGGGCGTAATCTGATCTGGCCGGAGAAACGCACGAGTGTGACTCCCAGCGCGCAGCTCGTCAGAGCCGAGAATGGGAGTCTGCCGCTCTCGGCGGAATATGTGCCTGTGCGGGTGCTGGAAATTTCGCGCGGTCTGCCGTTGGCGTTTGTGACGTTTAATCTGGCTTGTCTTGCGCACTGGCTGGAGATTAAGTATCGGGTTACTGAGCCGGGTGGGAAGGAGGAGACGAAGGCTGTTATGAAGGATATTTcggtgcaggtgcagtcgTGGGTGGATGGTCGGGCTGGCGAGAATGGACAGGGGCAGGGGAAGCAGGTTGGTGGCAGCTTTGTAGGGCAGGTGCTTAATGAGGAGGAGTATCGCAAGTGgcaggctgagaagaagTAGGTCGAAGTTGGTATGAGTAGtgtatatagtatatagattgATGTCATGATATCCAGACAGCGTAGGAGCTGTCCTAGCTGCAGAGTACGTTACTTCTGCGATCTGCATTAGCTCGGATTATTAATGACGTTTTCCGATTCGCTTTTTGTTTTCTGTATGTATAATGGATATCAAGCACTGATATAGGGCTGTCGATCAGCCCTGGACCGTGCGGGATATACATCCATTGCAGACCAACCATAATAGAGATAATTGCCATTATTTTAGAGGATACAGGAATATTACCTTGAATACggtaataaaaataattacGAATTGTAGACCAACCTTGGAATGCCTCTGCCGATCGGGCGGAATTCCGCCAGCCTGCAGGCACCGAGATTCACTCACATATAAACCACCAGAAGGACAGAAAAATACCAAAAGTTATCTACCTTCAATATTGACGAACCATGGCCGTGATTCCAATTGAAATTATCTCCGATGCGATTTGTCCCTGGGTATGCCTCCCTGGTCTCGCGGCACAGAGATATTAATAAGGACAGTGCTTCATTGGCTACCGCAGCCTCCAGCGAACAATAGCGCTGTACAAGAAGACGTATCCCGGGGGCTCGAAAGACGAGTTTCAAATCGTGTGGAAGCCGTACTTTATCGACCAAGTTGAACCGGAGGAGAGCGTGCTCATCAACGGTATGTCTACACTATACATACCATACTTAGGTATACTTACCAATGCGCAACAGACCGCATGGCACGACGCATGACACCAGCCCAGATCAGCGCCGCACAGACGCGCCTGATCCGAGTCGGAAAGTCCGTTGGGATCGCGTTCCGATTCGGCGGGTATATTGGGTCCTCGAGGCTGGCGCATCGTGTTCTGCATCTAGCCCTGGAGCGGGGCGGGGGCGAGATGCAGTGCGCAGTCGCGGAGACACTATTCAAGTACCAGtttgagagggaggaggacgtAAGTGACGTCGAGATCGTGGTCCAGGCGGCAGTGGAGAGCAGTGGGCTGGACGAGTCGGATGTGCGAGCCTTCCTGGCTGGTGGGGGAGGGGTTGAAGAGACAGAGACTGAAGCAAGGGGAAACAGGGTGCAGGGGGTGCCGCATTTTGTGATTGGGGGGCAGCAGCACCTGGATGGGGcaggggagatggaggagtttTTCCAGGCGTTTGTGGCGGCGAGGGCGGGAATGGGAAAGACAGCTGCATAGTGCATGTTCACTGTCCATTGTCAAATTGTTAGTGGAGATCGGGCCGATCCGATGCCTGACTGGCATGACTGCTTGATCCCCCCACTggataattaaataaatgCCTTTATGTAATGGGCCTGAGCCCGCCAATGAGACCAAGACAGCGTGCCTCCTGCATCAGCCAATATGCATCAATTTTGTCTGCAAGCGCGATTGACGAACCAGTGCTTATTAAATGCCCCGCCATGTCACGGCCCATGCCACGCCCCTCTGACACGTCCCTCTGCTGCATCCCTCCTTAAGGTGGCCGTTTCCTGGTGGGCTGGCTGCACTGGGTTGTTCCCTGTTGCAGATACCTCACGGTCCTCAAAATACTGCAGCCATGGATGATAGAGATTCGATTTCGTGCTCTTACACTAATTCCTCGTCGGCGAGTCACACTCGCTCGATTAGTGTGACGTCGTCAACTGTGACCGTCCCATTTGTTCCTGATAGAATCATCGAACCCCTGGACTACTATTCCAAGCAGAAATTCCACCCGGTCCATCTGATGGACACGTTCCAAGGTGCCCGGTACATGGTCATCCGCAAGCTGGGATACGGCTCATTCTCAACGGTCTGGTTGGCCAGAGATAGCAAGTATGTATAAAATCACGCACGACAACGCGAGACTAACCAGCCAGACTCGACCGCTACGTCGCACTAAAGATTGGACATGCCGAGTCCGAACCATCCGCTGAAACTGGTATATACGACAGACTAGCGAAGCCGGGCCTCATCTCACACCCCGGCTGCAACCATTACCTGCCCCTGTTGGACCATTTCCGAGTCACCGGCCCCAATGGCACTCACCAGGCATTGGTCTACGAACCAATGGGAGCAAGCGTCCATGAAGTGAAGGATGCTCTTTTCCCAGATGCCCCGTTTCCGCTCTGGACAGCCAAGTCTATACTATGGCAGACTTTGCTTGGCCTGGACTTTATGTTGGCCAATGATGTCGTGCATGGAGATGTGCAGCCGCGCAATCTCCTTTTCACACTGGATGACTTGGCCCATCTGCCTCTATCTGAGATGTCCCAGGACAAGGAGATCCCAGTGACTCGGGTCTTCGATACGAATCTTGGTGGTGGCATTACAGGGCCAGAATACCTCGTCGCCGCTGATTCGTTGATGAAATACATTGACATCTCCCAGTCGTTTACAATCAAGATATCCGACCTCGGCGGATGTACGTCCCCTCAAtctctatttataaaaatacaCACAACTGACGGGAGTTGATAGCCTTCCTAACATCAAACCCCCCCAAAaccccctccccaccccTCCACCTGCGCGGCCCCGAAACCCTCTTCCAAGGCCTCGTCTCCTCAAAACAAGACATGTGGAGCTTCGGGTGCCTAATCTTCGAGTTCCTCACGGGcatcggcctcttcgatCTAACCGACTACCCGGTCTCCGAGATCACAGACGACATGCACTTCATTGACATGTACAACATCCTCGGGGTCCCAGCGGACACAAACCTCAGAGATACACACTGGCCTAGTTGGCGCGAGTTCTTCGGGCCAAACGGCGAGCGGATAAACCACTACAACCGGAAACGGGATCGGGATTCTGATAGCGAGGGGCGGCGGACGGCGCATACGTTGGAGGGGTTAATAACGCAATCTTTGGGAGGGCGGGTTTCGGGTGAAGACCTGGATATCACGATAGATTTGCTGCGAGGGCTGTTGGAGTTTGACCCCCGGAAAAGGTTTACGACGAGGGATGTGTTGGCGCATAGATGGTTTGAGGAGTTGAGGGCGGGTGTTCGTCTTTAGCCTGATATTCATATTCTTGTATTCAGATGATTGTATTCAATAGTATTTCTCTATCTATTTGGCCTTGATGTTCAGTGGTATAGCCATCGGACTTACTGGAGTATATCGGAGTTAGCACTCGGCTATAATGCAACACGGGCACCTTCCTAATCAGGCAGGATAGGGCAGGTCGTGGCTTCCTATTTAGTCAGTCGAGTTTGACAATTAAAATCGTCATCGAGAATTTTACATTGAAGAAGGAGTATTCATTCCAACTCGATACCTTCAACTCACAATGTTATGCtacgccatcctcctcctggcctCGAACGCACTGTGTCAAACATTCGACTACATCGTCGTTGGCGGCGGGACATCAGGACTCCCACTCGCCGCACGCCTAGCCCAGCACCATACAGTCGCTCTTATCGAGGCTGGAGGTTACTATGAGGTTGAGTATCCACTGGCCAAAACACCAGCCGCAGATGTCCTGCCTGTTGGGTCAGACCCTGGTGTGAAGAATATTCCCGTAGACTGGGAATTCATCACCACGCCACAGCGAGGTGCAAATGGCCGGCGGGTCCATTTCTCTAGGGGAAAGTGTCTGGGTGGATCGTTAGTGATCCATCTAAGGGCTGGGCACAGGCTGACAATTGCTTAATAGCTCTGCTCTTAACTTCATGATATACCTACGGTAGGCTTCCCCACTTGCCACTGGAACATAACGAGTAACTTAGAAAGGCCGACTCGACAGACGATGGACAAGTGGGCAGAGGCCGTGAACGACACCAGCTATACCTTCAATAACATCCTCCCGTACTACCAGCGCAGCGCCAACTTCACGCCCCCGAATACAGCCAAGAGGTTCCCAAATGCGACTGTACTGTACAATGCTAGTGCATTTACCTCTGACGGCGGCCCACTGCAGGTATCCTACTCCAATTACGCAATGCCGTGGTCAACCTGGGTAGCTCGGGGCATGGAAGGTATTGGAATGACAGAGGCTGCAGACTTCAACAGCGGCCAACTCAACGGATACCAGTACTGCACGTCCACGATCCGTCCAAACGACCAGACCCGGAGTACATCAGAGTCTTCGTTCATCGCGAGGTCGGCCCCGAAGAACCTCAAAGTGTATAAGAAGACTCTGGCAAAGCGGATACTGTTCGACAGCAATAAAAACGCCATTGGGGTCCAAGTAAGTCCATCGCGAACTCTGATGGCCTCGAAAGAAGTGATCGTATCAGCAGGCGTTTTTCAATCTCCGcagttgttgatggtgtcgGGAATAGGCCCTAGGGAGCACTTGCAACAGCACAACATAACAGTACTGGCTGACCTTCCAGGGGTTGGCCAGAATATGCAGGACCATCCATTCTTCGGGCCCAGTTACCGCGTGGGAATCGAAACACTGACACGACCTGCGAACAATCCACTCTATCTGGTAGAACAGTATTTTCGTTGGGCTGTTCTGCACGAAGGTGTCTTCTCTAACCCGGTTGCTGATTTTCTAGCCTTTGAAAGGATCCCCGAAGAACTGCGGTCAGGTTTCTCCGAAGACACACGGCGGAATCTCTCGTGGTTTCCGAAGGACTGGCCAGAGGTCGAGGTACGTGATGCTTGGGCTATTTAGAGGATATGCTGATGTTATAAGTTAATGTCAGGAGCAGGCTTCCTTGGGAATATTTCCAGCATGTTCAAAGACCAGCCGAACGATGGCTACCAATACGCGTCTATTCTCGGAGTACTACACGCCACAACCTCTCAAGGTACTGTAACGCTGGCATCGGCTGACACTTCTGACCCACCCATTATCAACCCGAATTGGCTGGAGACCGAGTCGGATCAGCAGCTGGCTGTGGCATTGTTCAAAAGGATCCGTCAAGCGTTCGCCAGCGAGGAGATGAAGCCAATTATTATCGGCAAAGAATACGAGCCGGGCGAGAGTGTTCAGACGGACAGGCAGATCTTGGAATGGATACGCAATAATGTCATGACACTGTGGCATCCATCCCGAACATGCAAAATGGGCACTAGGGACGACACCATGGCTGTGGTGGATAGCAGAGCTCGCGTCTTTGGGGTCAATCGACTACGGGTAGTTGATGCCAGTGCACTCCCCTTTCTGCTACCAGGGCACCCCCAGTCTACTTGCTGTGAGTCCACCTTGAATGTCAAGACAACTACTAACTGCTCAGACATGCTTGCAGAGAAAATCGCGGACGACATTATAAACACTACGGAAGCTGCAAAGGAAGTATCCAGGCCCGATCTACGGTGATAGTATTGTACTGGTACAGTAGATAGCAAATGGTTAAATAGTTTGCGTTTTTTATGACTGTTGAAAGGCATAAAGTATAGCTAAACTTGTTAAGCAACCCAATGATGTCCCAGTCCAATCAATGTTCCTCGAATGACCAACGGAAGAGGCAGCCCAGCCTGTTGAAGGCAGGACAGAAATAGGCGCGATAAGAAGACCAGATGAACCGATAGTCGCAGGCCTACGCCCAATTAATACGAGGCTGGCTTGCACTGATCATCCATCTGGACAACAACCGACCATTTGTCCGGGTGGTCCACAACACCGCCAGCAACCTTCTCGCCCTTGTAGGTAGTAGCACAGTCGTGCATGATAGCATTCAGGCTATTCACGATATTCTGAAGGGGCATAGAACGGGCCTGCTCCGTGTTCTAAGTAGCCAAGTCAGCGGATGCACCTCAAGTATAACCATTTGAATCATAAATGCCACACTCCACTTACCTCGTTGCAGAAACGGATGCTAACATCCTTCACGCACCAGAGTTCATGGCAATCGTTCTTGTCGGCGCGAACAGAGGGGCCCAGGGGCGTAGGCGCCATGTAGATTGCCCGATCCAGAGTCTGTACGGCTGCGATGAGCTTGTCAAACGGCGCGTGCGAGGCCTTGCCCCAGCAGTTGACGGAGTGTTGCTATTGGGCTTGGTTAGTACGTATCGATACGTAGTTGGATAGAGACTGGGGGGTACGTACAGCGGACACTGCGGGAGCCAGAGAGGCAAGcacggcggcgatgatggacaTGCGCATCTTGGTGGTTGAGTTTGGTGTTTTAGGGTTTGAGAGTTGGGTAAGGTAAAGATGTTTCTGGGTAGAACAGGCAATGATctgaagttggagatgacaATCCAGAGGACGTTTTTGGGGCATTCTTATATCTTTTCAAACCGTTCAGCATAATGTTATTGTAGTGAAGTGGGAGTAGGTGAAGCGGCCATCAATGAGGGCAGGGTGCAAGAGGTGAATTATGCGCTACACCATAGCTAATAACAAGCAGGAAGGAGGGCTGCGGACATGGTAGTAAGTGCCCTAACAGTACCCTCACAGTGAGTGTCCTGGTGAATAAAGAGTAGCTTGACCAGCAGGAGCAATACCAGTGTGAATGCAATTCTCTAACAGGCCTATGATTGGAGAACTTGAATTTAATCTTCCTGTTAGCATTCACTACTACCAAATGCAGCTAATGTTGGGACGACTGAATCTAAAGGCGAGGGCAAGTATTCATAATGAAAGGTTTCATCGTGAATACTAAGGTAAAGCCAGCTTCGACTGCTCGACCGCCCATGTATTCATATGATATGTTATGAGAGATCGAAGACTGACACGGTATATTCTGGAATCGAAACCGAGATAAATATAGCAAGCATTCAGTATTAGCTATCTACCCATCTCCCAGAGCCCTTCTTCCATACGGTGAGTAGTATGAAAATTCAAGCCATAGCTCAGTCGGGCATCTTCATAATGTTAATAATGGTACACCTAATTTTACAGGATTTGAATATTTCTGCTGTCTTGTACCATGGTTGAAAGGGGTCAGGTTTGGGCTGGTGTAGACGGCTCGCAATCTTTCTGTGGTGTTCGGGACTTACTACTACACTAAGAAAGGACAATCAATCTTAGCAGGGATTTATACCGAATAGCAATCCGAGTGTTCGTTAAATCAGAATGCAATACAACATATAATGAGAGATACAGTTTAACATCTAGTACAGGAGCAGCATCAAAAGCAAAGTACAACAGTAAGAAAAACATCTTATGAAACTCATGGTACAAATTGATAGCATAGAGAGCATCGCGAGCAgtacagcagcagcagcagcaacgtTAACGTTAACAAACTAATTCAATTGGTAATATGGGACGGTTGAAACATCCTCAATGTGCTCGACAGTTGgcatgtcctcgtcatcgtcatcgccgtGGTCGTAGTCAAGGCCGGTTTCGGCGTCGTAGTAAATGTCGGGTTCGgtgtcgttgtcgttgtgGCCATCACCTTCACTATTGCCATAACCTTCTATTGGCTCTTCATACTGGGAAGAGGCAGCGGGGCTGGCGGGGCGGGAGATGCGGTAGACGCGGTCGTACCAGGGATGTCTGGGGTCGTGGAGGTCGTTGTCGACAAAGATGAAACTATCAGTGTATTCGGTAGGCTCCGAGGGTGgattctcatcatcatcatcatcgtcgtcatcgtaAGTAATCTCGTCAATCAGAACAGTTTCCCGCcattcttcgtcctcgtctccgTGCTCCAGCCTATACTGCTGGCTAGCACCAGGCGAAAGAGGTGGACCGAAGACATGCAAGGGCTGGGGTCTTGTGAATGATGGAGAACAGAGGTTGTTGATCCCGTTGATGTATCTGTTGTCGTAGGTTCTGTAGCGGGCGCTGTAGGTACGGCCAGGGTCGCGGTTTTGGGTGCGGCTGTTGATGAAGGGGAGGGCgacggaggtggaggagtagccagaggaggagaaggcaggGGAGGGAGCGTAGTTTTCGAGGGTTGTAATGAAGGGCATTTTGTCTCTCTATTCTCCGAGGGACAGGGCAAGATAAAGTTGGTTGAAGAGCGTGGATAGCCAAGGAATCCGTTGTTGTAAACAGGTAGTTGTATGATACCTTGTGAAAGTAGGAAACCTGAGGGCTGTAGGTAGTGGATGGGAAAGTGATgcagaggagggaagagaagagagaagagaaaaagagagagagggacTCGGGGgggcaaaaaaaaacccTATTATGACTCGAAGTAGAAGGTTGGTCGGAGTAAAATATGCATGATCTTGTATTAGTGGTAGCCAATAGCACACTTATATATCGCCGAATACAAACAAGCTTTGCAGAGCCTCTCGGAAAACACGCCCGATATATGCTTGCCCTGTCATGCCACAGGCACCTTACTCACCTGTTGGTAGACAGGGCTCGATTAACTTTCACGCAGGCCACCACTGAGCATGTAAGCCTGCTGAGCCACAATGATAAAGTATCCGATACACCAGTTTCAGGTTTTGATAATGGGAGGAACCTGTTCCCTCTCTACCTTGGCATACCGCTCCTCCGAGAGCCTCTGTCGCGACTTTTCCCAGAGTTtctccctccaccaccaaGCACCCATGAGTGTTGCACCAGGACCAAGGAAGGTAACCCCCAGAACGATGTAGAACGATACCGTGACCAAATTAAGGTTCACGACCCTGACTCTTCGCAAATCCCACGCTGTAAAGAGTAGCCAGGCGGCAATAAGAAGCGTGAATATCCCAAAGTTAAGGATCTCCGGTACCCGGAATAAGAGCGGTCCATAGCCCTGGCGCAGATCAGGAATGATATCGAAGAACAGCATGATCACATGTCCAAACGCGGGGACCACGCTGCATGAGAAGAACTGGTCGAGATACTTTATATCGTAATCTCTGAATTGGTAGACGGGTCCCCAACGTCGCCCGTGCACACGCACGATGCACCATTCGACCAGTGCGGTCACAATCGGGATTAGCAGGTGCAGGATTGTTGGATTGTTCAGACTGGTAAGGATATGGAACCTGGTGAACGCCTCGCGTTTTGCGACAGCAAAGCA
Above is a window of Aspergillus puulaauensis MK2 DNA, chromosome 2, nearly complete sequence DNA encoding:
- a CDS encoding uncharacterized protein (SECRETED:SignalP(1-19)); this translates as MRMSIIAAVLASLAPAVSAQHSVNCWGKASHAPFDKLIAAVQTLDRAIYMAPTPLGPSVRADKNDCHELWCVKDVSIRFCNENTEQARSMPLQNIVNSLNAIMHDCATTYKGEKVAGGVVDHPDKWSVVVQMDDQCKPASY
- a CDS encoding GMC family oxidoreductase (CAZy:AA3;~COG:E;~EggNog:ENOG410PJ5E;~InterPro:IPR012132,IPR036188,IPR000172,IPR007867;~PFAM:PF05199,PF00732;~SECRETED:SignalP(1-17);~go_function: GO:0016614 - oxidoreductase activity, acting on CH-OH group of donors [Evidence IEA];~go_function: GO:0050660 - flavin adenine dinucleotide binding [Evidence IEA];~go_process: GO:0055114 - oxidation-reduction process [Evidence IEA]), with the translated sequence MLCYAILLLASNALCQTFDYIVVGGGTSGLPLAARLAQHHTVALIEAGGYYEVEYPLAKTPAADVLPVGSDPGVKNIPVDWEFITTPQRGANGRRVHFSRGKCLGGSSALNFMIYLRPTRQTMDKWAEAVNDTSYTFNNILPYYQRSANFTPPNTAKRFPNATVLYNASAFTSDGGPLQVSYSNYAMPWSTWVARGMEGIGMTEAADFNSGQLNGYQYCTSTIRPNDQTRSTSESSFIARSAPKNLKVYKKTLAKRILFDSNKNAIGVQVSPSRTLMASKEVIVSAGVFQSPQLLMVSGIGPREHLQQHNITVLADLPGVGQNMQDHPFFGPSYRVGIETLTRPANNPLYLVEQYFRWAVLHEGVFSNPVADFLAFERIPEELRSGFSEDTRRNLSWFPKDWPEVELMSGAGFLGNISSMFKDQPNDGYQYASILGVLHATTSQGTVTLASADTSDPPIINPNWLETESDQQLAVALFKRIRQAFASEEMKPIIIGKEYEPGESVQTDRQILEWIRNNVMTLWHPSRTCKMGTRDDTMAVVDSRARVFGVNRLRVVDASALPFLLPGHPQSTCYMLAEKIADDIINTTEAAKEVSRPDLR